ATCGTGTGAATCCTTTTCGGAGTTGTTACGAAACTCGATTTAGGTTTTTCTCGCTTCTCTTCCTCTTTGAATTTTATCCTTCGTTTTCAAAGGGGACATTTCCCGGGAGATTTCCGACATTGATTAATTGTTATGGATAAAAATTTATGTTATTTTTATTTGATTATTTGGTGTAGAGAAAATATTTACTGTAAATATAAATACATTTTTAAGTATAAAATGACAAAATAATATTAAAATATTTTGAATTGTATAGAAAAATTAAAGATATAAACTTCACTATGAATAAAAGACAAACGGTACAATATATTTATATAAATTTTATATAGAGTGGTTATTAATTTATGTTTACACTTGGACCATATATTTATATAAGGTTTTTCAAAAATTTATTATCTTATCGAATTATGTCATATTTTGGATTGGCTCGGTTAGGAACTAATGAAATTTTTTAATTATCATATTTATTAATTTATCGAGTAATAATTGATAGATTTTGTACTGTATATACAAATGTTGAGTATTATATTTGTTGAAGATAATTAATCCAGGAAACATTTAGAGCAGAATGCTGACTTTTTCTTCCTTCTTAAATGATTTATGACATTCGAGTCATGCTTTTATCACGCCTCTAAATAAAATGGAAAACTTCAATAAAAGGAGATATTTTCATATTTCACTTTTATCACGCTTCTAATATGGACGAAGGATCTAACCTAGATTTAACTACTAAGACCTATAAGAGGGATGACTAAGCCCTAAGAAAGTGCATAGACAAACGGCTAGAACTAGGATTTTCAGACTAATATGTTGTATACACATTATGTTGATCAACAAACACCACCTTTGATCTATTCTTCTTACTTTAGTGCATTATTTCATGTTTTCTTAGTATCACGAACACTACAAGAAAACATCAAGGATTCTGAGGGAAAAAATCGTCGNNNNNNNNNNNNNNNNNNNNNNNNNNNNNNNNNNNNNNNNNNNNNNNNNNNNNNNNNNNNNNNNNNNNNNNNNNNNNNNNNNNNNNNNNNNNNNNNNNNNCGTCGGAATGTCCGTCAGAATACCGCTGTTTTCTTGTAGTGGAAGAATACTAACAGTTCGGCCCTAGACGATGATCAGAAGTGAACATGACCAACCTTTGGCCACCGTGATCAACACTGATTTACAAGCCCAGTTCAAAGCTTTGTAGAAGCAAATTACTAAGATGAATTCCATTAGGGGAAACAGCAATACCCCCATGAATGAACCCATAATCATCTCTGAGATTCATAATTTAAAGAAAGATTGGAAAAAATACTCCAAACGGTTGGAGCATAGCGTTCATAACTTGAAGTCAAAAACTTAGTCCTCCTAGACAACCAGTCAAACTAATTAGTTCTAGATTAACTCAAGGATGGGTATATTTTTTGTTTTATCTTTTTAAAAAAATATTTTTATATTTGTGCTTTTTGTAATTATATGTGTGTTTAATAGTAATCTAATATAATTTTTGACAACTTTATTGAACAATATCAAAATTGAACAAATATATAAGTTGTAATTAGAACTGGGTTTCTGTGAAAAAACAGTTAAATGAAATAGATATGTTTTTTGCTCGTCGGAAGCAATAGACATATCATTATACATTTGTTTTATATGTATTATTATATAAGGATACATAGATTTTGTAAAAAGAAAATGGACCTATGCAAAAATATAAGGTACATACAGTTTTTGATGTATAGGTCGTTAAAAAAAAGCCGTAAAAAGTAGTGGGCCTGATTATTTTGGAACTGAAGAATGATTACAAAATATATATTGAAACATGCATAGTTAGTTATGTATAATAATTTAGATGGAGTTATAAAAATAGTTGGACTTAACATATATCAATAATGTTTCTAATTTAATAGTATTGATAGAATACATTTCCCAATTTGCTTAGTCGTCAACACTTTAAGCAAAAATTTCAAATCTCATAAAATTGCTCCCGATATATCTAAAGTTCATGATACTGCCTCCAATTAAAAGTTTATCTGGATCTGTTAAATGTCAATAGTTATATATTTCCCGCTATATTTTAGAAATTCCGGATTACATGATAAAGATATGAAAGTTAACTTGGAAGTTCTACAGCTTAATTATATTACAACAATAATATGATACATCAAAGCTGTGTCCATTATCCACTAGTAAGTTCTGATAAAGAAGAGGAAAAAGAAAACATTATCCGCCAAAGTTCCTTTTCAAAGACATTTGTCCGAAACTACAAAACCGCATCAGCGGCGTTTCGACTTGTCCCATTGATCAAGCAAACAAGTGACACCTTCTTCAAGTGTAGCCTTCCTGTCTTCTTTTAAGTTCCACAGCTCTGTTGTAATGTACCTTCCACTTGGGTTATACTCGTTTATCTCCAACAATGCTCTCGTTACCGCATTATAAGGACCATCTCCTAAATCTTCCTTTAGCTCCCTCAGCTTTTCATCTCTCTCATCTATTACTTCCTATAAAAAAAAAGCTTTCATCTTTCAGAGAGAAAGGATACAACATTAACCAAAAGCAGTAAAAACCATTTGGTCTTCTTACCACTTCTCTTTCTTGATTTTCGAGCTTGATACGTTTAAATGGATGCCAATCAGGGTCTTTGAGATAGTCTTCCCAGAGCTGGAGAACGTCAATAGCTCTGTCCTCCACGTCTTGCTGACAATACTTCTGCTGCAGTGCATCCATGAACGGTTTCGTCACCAGCTCTCCCATTCTCTTCACACCGATACTTAACTTCCACTCTTTCATAATCTACAAGATAATGCAGTGAAAAGTAGTTAAAAACCCAAAAGATTTGAATGAAAAAAAGAAGAAGAAAATAACACCTTTGATACGTACGTTAACCAATTCTTTACGAGCTTCTTGAAGCTCATCGTTGGTTCTGCGCTCTCTGAGTATAAGCGTTTGGTTAAACTTGTCGAGGTCTGCGAGTTCTTCTTCTTTCTCGGTTAAACCTTTATAGATTTCTTCCACTTCTTTCACAATCTCAGCGTCGCCGTCTGATCCCATGTGCTTCTTCACGTTTAGCTCTCCTTTCAACTGCTCGATCTCTAGCTCGATGGCTTGTTTCTGATCTCTTTGTCTTTCTAGTCTTATGATTTTCTCATGGAGCTCCTCCTTTTGCCTCTGAGAGTTTACAACATCACACAAGTACTAATGAACAATAAAGCCTTTGTTAAGGGAGAATAAGAAGCGGAAAGACACTAAACCCTTTGATATTCAGCCAGCTTTTTAACTTCTTCATCCGCCTTTTGTTGTTCCATGGAAGCTAGTTCAAGAGAGCTATTCTTGGAGGCATTCTGATAACAACAAAGACGAAAACTATTCAGTTTTAAGCCTAACGTATATTTGAATAAGAGAGTAGATGAACACCTGTTGTAGATCTTCAGAGAGATTCTTTCTCTCGGTTTCATTGTGTGCTTCCCGCTTAGCCAACTCAATACCCTTGAGTTCAAGTTTCTTCTTCTCCAACTCCAGCTTCATCTTCAACCTCTCATGATCAGCAAAGATCTTGTTAACATGACCCATTGTTCTCTCCTGTATAGCATTCAGCTCTCTGTTATGCTTTTGCAAACTCTTCTCCTTCTCTTCCAACCTCTCTTTAAGTTCCCTAGACTTCACTGAACACAGCTCCTCAAACTCCTTCACCCCTTTCTTCTTATCCTCCACAAGCTGCGTCAGATTCTGCACAAGCTTCTGCTGTTTCCTCGCCTCCTCTTCCGTAACCTCAGCTATAGTCTTGAGATCACCCTTCTTCCTCAAGTCTTCTCCTATGAGAGTACTTCCGTTGTAATCATCAGCACGAGCTATCCACGCGTAAAGCCCTGTCTTAGGAGGCCCATCTTTCTTCAACCAGTCCTTTTTCCCATGACCATCTACTTGATAAGCCTTGTCAAACAGAAGAGCGTTGTGCAGTCCGTTCCAATCTCTGTTGAAATCCACAATAGCAGTTCCTGAAAACCCCCAGTGATTCCATAAAGGACGAACCCTAGTAGGGTTAAACCCTCTTTGAATGTACTCATCTCTAAGCTTGGACCCGCTCTCACCCGCCGATCGACCGTCTTGTGTCTTTCTTGTTGGTATGTTAACCACAACACCTGTGATTGTGATAGACACAAACGCAATCAATAGAATAACAATCTTTGTGGATGCAGAGTGAGTTTCTTTATGATACCTTTCCAAGGACACACAAGCTTCTCGTCCTGGTCACAATCTTGAATTGGGTCTCCGGTTTTTTGGCGCTTAGATGAAGGCTCAGCTTCTGAGTCAGCAAGATCTTCTTGGAGGTACTTGACAAGAGCAAGGTGGCTAGCTTTCTCCTTTGAGGTTCTTTTCTCTGAGTTGCTGTTACCAACTCCGGAAGCATGTTGGAGGAGATCTTTGAACTGGAAACTTGGTTTCTTCTTGTTTGGACAGTAAGGACACGTGAAAGCTTGTGGAGAGAGTTTCACTTTCAGCTTTCCGCTTTTAAGAGTTAGGTAGATTTTGTCTGCATGCTCTTCCATTTCAGATTCGCTCATGTCTGAATCTTCTTCGTCTGAGCTTAAAACCACCGTGCTACCCATCTTGTTGTTCCAAAAATAAAACTGATCAAAACGTTATTCCTTTTTCATTCTTAAACAAAGCATTATGTCAATTGCATGTTTATTTTTTAAAAGAGATTATGAAGATTTTTTGGTAATCAAGGAGCTTCGGATGCTTAAAATTTAGGAAATTTGGACAGCGAGTTCGAATTCAGATGAGATCGGTCTTCACATCAGTTTATGTTCTGTTCCTAGTTTCTCCGAAGAATGCAGATTAAAGAAATAAGAAAAAATGAACTTACCGAGGGAAGAAGAAGATGACGATTGACGATGGCAAAGCGGGCGATTGGTACTCAGTGTCGTCAAGATTCAAGAAGAAGCTCTCTCTCTCTGTTCTTCTCTCCTATTTACCCTTTCTTCAAGTGATTTTGTCATTTCTTAGGTGGTTTCTCATGTCCTTAGACATTGAGTGTCTCGGTAAAGCATGTGTGCTAAATAATAAGTGTCCCGGTAAAGCATGTGTGCTAAATAATGTGAACCATATTGTTTTCGGGGATCACTATTGGGTCTTTGCAAATCGTGTTTGCATGTGTCCATAGTCTAGACGTGATCGTCTACTGCCAAACTCTTTACTTCTGCAATTTATGGTTACCATTCGACCATGTTTCAATCTGGCCGATCCATGTTTAGATCATAGACCTTGTCTATACATGTCCATTACTTGTCTCATGAGTGTTCAAGATCAATGATCATTGCTGTGAGTTTTATAATTTTTCATTATGGCTCTGTGGCCGAACACTCTCATGTATCTCACATGTGGACATCGATCTTTCTTGCTTTAGGTAGTACCATATCTATCTCGGACATTGTAGTCCTTTATCCATCTCTTGATGGTGTCTCATGACCTCTGTTGCTGTGGATTATATCACACACTGAAATATATATTATTAGGTCATAGATCTCGGCTCTCACAAGCTTATGGACTAAAATACATTTGTATCCGGTTGATCTTTTGTCTCTACTAGCCCGTGATCAAGAAGAAGGGCCAGACGCCTTTTAGTCTTAAAAGCCGGACGCGTCTAGTAGAAGAACCAGACGTTCTTTGCTGAAGAGCCGGACACCCTTAGACGGACAGAGTCGGACATCTTTAGTTTGAAGGGCCGGGGCCGGACGCTTTTGGTCGGACACCCACATAGATTTATTCTATGCCTACTAACCTCTTTTAGGTTTAGTATAATCAGAAGGAATTTTAAATATATGGATTGTATTGGATTGTCTTTTATACAACTCCAAGATCAATGATCATGCGTGATCAATTTCTATTACATACTATATGCAACTGCTTTATGTTTCAGTCCATGAATCAGCTTAGGAACGAAGCTGTTCTTTCATCTTATCCAGTGATCCATATACATCATTGTATGTAATTTCTTTCTTATGACCAGACCATTGTCAATTTCGAAAATCTGTAGCAGCAACCACCACATAGGAGTTTATCTCCTTATAATTTGTTCATTTGATCTTTGTGAGTACCTTGTGTAACAAGCTATAATCTAATGCTGTTAATAGGAAAAATGAACACCTTTACATCATGTACATCTCTCAAGGTCTCTTTACTTCTCACAAGATCCATCTATTTCACTGGTTGATCAGATGGCGTTTCTGTATATGTATATGGCCAATACGCTCATCTCTCCTTTAGATACTTTGAACCTCAACGTTTATCTTTTCTAATCTCTATGATCTTTTATGATTGTATGAGTACTCTTTCGTGGGTTCATGATCCTCGTTCATCTCTTTATGTTCAAGTGCTATAACTTTATGTATCTTTATACAAATGTGTGTGTGTGTCGACACTTTCATGTGGTTCCATTATGTTCCAGACATGATCTGATCACTTTGAGATTTCATTATCTAGGACCTTTGTTACCTAGTAGCTTGGCGTCCCAAGNNNNNNNNNNNNNNNNNNNNNNNNNNNNNNNNNNNNNNNNNNNNNNNNNNNNNNNNNNNNNNNNNNNNNNNNNNNNNNNNNNNNNNNNNNNNNNNNNNNNNNNNNNNNNNNNNNNNNNNNNNNNNNNNNNNNNNNNNNNNNNNNNNNNNNNNNNNNNNNNNNNNNNNNNNNNNNNNNNNNNNNNNNNNNNNNNNNNNNNNNNNNNNNNNNNNNNNNNNNNNNNNNNNNNNNNNNNNNNNNNNNNNNNNNNNNNNNNNNNNNNNNNNNNNNNNNNNNNNNNNNNNNNNNNNNNNNNNNNNNNNNNNNNNNNNNNNNNNNNNNNNNNNNNNNNNNNNNNNNNNNNNNNNNNNNNNNNNNNNNNNNNNNNNNNNNNNNNNNNNNNNNNNNNNNNNNNNNNNNNNNNNNNNNNNNNNNNNNNNNNNNNNNNNNNNNNNNNNNNNNNNNNNNNNNNNNNNNNNNNNNNNNNNNNNNNNNNNNNNNNNNNNNNNNNNNNNNNNNNNNNNNNNNNNNNNNNNNNNNNNNNNNNNNNNNNNNNNNNNNNNNNNNNNNNNNNNNNNNNNNNNNNNNNNNNNNNNNNNNNNNNNNNNNNNNNNNNNNNNNNNNNNNNNNNNNNNNNNNNNNNNNNNNNNNNNNNNNNNNNNNNNNNNNNNNNNNNNNNNNNNNNNNNNNNNNNNNNNNNNNNNNNNNNNNNNNNNNNNNNNNNNNNNNNNNNNNNNNNNNNNNNNNNNNNNNNNNNNNNNNNNNNNNNNNNNNNNNNNNNNNNNNNNNNNNNNNNNNNNNNNNNNNNNNNNNNNNNNNNNNNNNNNNNNNNNNNNNNNNNNNNNNNNNNNNNNNNNNNNNNNNNNNNNNNNNNNNNNNNNNNNNNNNNNNNNNNNNNNNNNNNNNNNNNNNNNNNNNNNNNNNNNNNNNNNNNNNNNNNNNNNNNNNNNNNNNNNNNNNNNNNNNNNNNNNNNNNNNNNNNNNNNNNNNNNNNNNNNNNNNNNNNNNNNNNNNNNNNNNNNNNNNNNNNNNNNNNNNNNNNNNNNNNNNNNNNNNNNNNNNNNNNNNNNNNNNNNNNNNNNNNNNNNNNNNNNNNNNNNNNNNNNNNNNNNNNNNNNNNNNNNNNNNNNNNNNNNNNNNNNNNNNNNNNNNNNNNNNNNNNNNNNNATCAGTAGAGATCATAGGTATAGTCTCGACCACTTTCTTTCAACGTCTTAGGCGTTTTTATTCTTATTAAAATCTAAAGGAACTTGTTTCCTTTCTTACCCATTGTTTCTACTTGGAAACCATACATTATAACTTCAATGGGTCACATGTTCTTTTGGGTGTGTATAATGTCTTTTAAGGCAATGTCTTAGCCATAGTTTCTTTACTATGCTTACTATACCCATTCATGATTTCTTACTTGGTTTTATGCCCTTTAGGCAACTCTTTAAAATCATTTATATGTTCAAGTAAGGCAAGACATAATGAAAACAAACTTTTATTTATATATAAAAACGTGAATGCCTAATTAGGTTAAAGCAAAACACAAATCAAAGACTTAATAAAAATTATCATGTCGAGATCTTTCTTTAGTCAAGGTATAAGCCGACCTCACAATCTATATTTTCCCAGACGGCTTTCTTGGATTCTTCCTTATCATTTCTAGCCTCATTGGCTTCAGGAAGTCTCATCTCACTATCTCGTTGCTCAATGTATCTTTTCTGAAGTTTCCCAAATCGACTAATAGTATCTTTAACTTTCTGCTTTCTTTGCTCAGTTGCCAATAGGTATGACAATAGGTCATTATAGGTTTTGAAACCTTTAGCCTTATGTGATAACAGTACATCCTTTGGCTGGAATGTGGAGTATGTTTTAAATAATAAATCATCGTCTGTTACCATTTCACCACATAGTTCAAGACTATGGGCGATTTTCATTAGAGCAGAATTATATTCTTCCACGGATTCAAAATCCTGGAACCTGAGAAGCTTCCATTCATTCATGGTCTTTCGCCAAAATATCATTGATTATCTGGATTCTAGTCTTGTCCAAAGTTCACAAGGATCCTCTATATTTTCATACTGATTTCTCAGTTCCTCAGTGAGATGGTAGTGCATAATTGTTATGGCTCTATGCTTTTCACTTTCAATTGCATTATTGCCTTCAATGATACATCTCATGAGTCCTCTAGACTTCAGGGCAATTGAAGTGTTCATTTTCCATTCTTGATAATTATCTCCAGAGAGATTTAGGGCAGCATAATCCGAAGGCTCAAATCTCGACATCTGAAATCATTTAATCAATTTATGATTTAGAACTCTTGCAACCAATTCAAATAATCAGTGCATATGATTTCATAAGTCTATCTATGATACTTAGGCCATACGGCTTTGCATTTGTGATGCTTATACCTCACGGCCATTATAAGATACAACGATCTTAAGGATCGGATCATAATGCAATCCGGTTTATAAAACCATCCGGATACTAGGCCACACGGTCACTTTGATATTCACTAAGCCACACGNNNNNNNNNNNNNNNNNNNNNNNNNNNNNNNNNNNNNNNNNNNNNNNNNNNNNNNNNNNNNNNNNNNNNNNNNNNNNNNNNNNNNNNNNNNNNNNNNNNNNNNNNNNNNNNNNNNNNNNNNNNNNNNNNNNNNNNNNNNNNNNNNNNNNNNNN
The DNA window shown above is from Brassica oleracea var. oleracea cultivar TO1000 chromosome C3, BOL, whole genome shotgun sequence and carries:
- the LOC106328156 gene encoding protein INVOLVED IN DE NOVO 2-like, with the protein product MGSTVVLSSDEEDSDMSESEMEEHADKIYLTLKSGKLKVKLSPQAFTCPYCPNKKKPSFQFKDLLQHASGVGNSNSEKRTSKEKASHLALVKYLQEDLADSEAEPSSKRQKTGDPIQDCDQDEKLVCPWKGVVVNIPTRKTQDGRSAGESGSKLRDEYIQRGFNPTRVRPLWNHWGFSGTAIVDFNRDWNGLHNALLFDKAYQVDGHGKKDWLKKDGPPKTGLYAWIARADDYNGSTLIGEDLRKKGDLKTIAEVTEEEARKQQKLVQNLTQLVEDKKKGVKEFEELCSVKSRELKERLEEKEKSLQKHNRELNAIQERTMGHVNKIFADHERLKMKLELEKKKLELKGIELAKREAHNETERKNLSEDLQQNASKNSSLELASMEQQKADEEVKKLAEYQRRQKEELHEKIIRLERQRDQKQAIELEIEQLKGELNVKKHMGSDGDAEIVKEVEEIYKGLTEKEEELADLDKFNQTLILRERRTNDELQEARKELVNIMKEWKLSIGVKRMGELVTKPFMDALQQKYCQQDVEDRAIDVLQLWEDYLKDPDWHPFKRIKLENQEREVEVIDERDEKLRELKEDLGDGPYNAVTRALLEINEYNPSGRYITTELWNLKEDRKATLEEGVTCLLDQWDKSKRR